The genomic window ttactACTTAATATTGAAGCATTTATGAAAATCATAGATAAAAATTTAATAGAAATACCATaagttaatattaattaaaattgtcaaaaacTAGTATATATCTATAAATCGGCCCTCTATTTGACAGTCTAACAGTGCTGCCACATCTAAGACGACGGAAATATGCTGCCATCTGTCAGTAAACTTCACTCTGGTAGAGTTGTCAGTGTCAAAATTGATTAGACCTTCAACCTTCATTTGTCAGTTGATTTTTGCTTATGTTTTTTTACTCACTTGTAAATGTTGGAGTATTTTTGTTTAATGGAATTTTAATACTTTGCTAAAAGATGTATACACCTACCTCTGTATCACTTTCAGGCCCAGCCTTTTCATTTTTGCTCTACGAAAATACCAAATCGCGATTTCATCAGGTAATTGAGAAATATCTTTACAATCATTCATAAATTATCTTACTTTTGGATTTTTTATAGGAAGGATTTTTACTTGGAGAAATCATCAAGAAGGAGACCAAAACGATAACAGATAGCGATCAACAACAGGTTAATATAAGCAAAATAATCAAAATCAACTCTGTGGTGCCATTTCCTCAAAGCCACTATATTTATAATGGCACTGGAAAAatcaacaaagacaaagttagaGAGTTTTTAGGAAATCAATTCAGCAAGGTCGTGGCTTGGTATAAGTATCAAAAATGCCCCAATACAAAACTAACGCTTAGAGACAAAATAATACACAGGCAACTTCTAGAATTATTCGATATTAGTGCAGAAATGTTTACTTGTTGTTTGCTAACCACAGAACCATCAGACAACGCGGCTACTCACCTTTTTTCACAAATATTCGTTCGTTGTAATAGCTTAGGATGTGATAATATACCTATAGTCATACCAAATCTAAGTGAGTCCAATAATATGTATAAAAGTTCTGAAACATCTTCCGAGACTTTTAAGAAGATATTAGGTGATATAAAAATCGATAAGAGAAACACCCAAGGACTGGTTATTATTAATAAGATACAGAATGCATTGCAGAAGCATATCGATACATTGGTGACTGATTTAGCTGAATCTGAAAGATATCTTTATGAACTGGAAAAGGAGGTTAGCCAGCAGGAGATTTATAAAAAGGTTTGTTCATTTAATCACTATCACTAAAGTGAAGAAACTGGTTCATGATTTACTTGCATGTTTCGTAAAATAACTAATTGAGGTTAGATTCTaaacaaatttttcaaaattcttaTTCTTAACATATTTGAGATACTTTTCAAACATTATTACAAATCAACAATTTTTCTTTCTTATTACCCTAGGAAACGAATCTGAAAAAACacttgaaaaatcaaaaaattattcGGCTCTATTTTTCCACTGGAATATCTAAGGGAAGTCAATATTGATTGTGTGGGTATCAAATTTTTTGACCGTCATGATTTTTTTATTACCATTAATAAGCAAAAAAGTTACtttttcattcatttcaataTCATAAAAAACTATGCATTGTACAGCTGGTTCTTAAAAAAACTGATACAACTTttagtaagatttgattattttgagcagtgtatttgattggtctgacatattatatttattatggcAGACTGTCAAAGTCagttaaaataaacaaactaacaactgattacatacctatgttaattcataaattcgtcgccttagtactataacttgataactccaaaattgacgtttttgagataactagttcacaagatgtattttatttgcctctatattgtgtaaaaacttgatgaCTAGcttcaaacgggttaagtatttatttacaATTGACGAAACTTAATAAAACTCAAATGCtgctaatattcagtgctaaaacttgataagataagttatcaagcaatttttttatagaaataatcgtgaatacgacatacactgaatgctataactaggTAACTCcagttatctagttgtagcacaTGTTTTTCTGAAACAATTGAGCTTACCACGTAAATGCTATCTGTTTATTCAgttcatgttaatgcaaaaattctagaattgttagcagatctggcaacacccatggcagagggctaattttcaccaaaataatgcttaaaatattagttttgttaaaaagttcacttagatgcaacttggcatctcatgcgacattaccaaatgttaacattatggtagtgctaaaagttgataactttaatttttcatgttatatttccATATTGGAAAGCAAATTTGCACCGTATTCCTACATAgatcagtagccaaaaagttaaggaacagtattttagagctgcagagtgaattccgtatttaccaacatcatgggagcagcacaaatatcttaaaaatctttaaacccgtttatctcaaaactactaatttcgagttatcaagttatagtattaaggtgacgaattgtaataataattattaaggtctaaatttttatagtattttgaatttctgcattttataaagagtacctatataaatgatagtttttacataaaatagggttgttgttatcatttttattattattaaggaaTAAAACAAACAGCTTAACTTAACAATATTGTATATTAAAGCAAGACTTGTAACCAAATTAAAAGATAACTGGGCACTACCAGAGGCAGTAAAACATTTTAACATAAGCAGATCCACAgtttttctattaataaaaaatggagggaacaagaaactctcgGAAGGAAGCGAGGGTCTGGAAGAccaaaactatactaaatttaggcatgtaaaaataaaattaatattttgtaatatctccatcagcagTGATAACAGCTTGTAGTCTTCAGTGCATCTGCGTGAAACGAACTAAGAGATTGTCTTCTTCAGAGAGCTCTTCCcaaaccttgctttctttcgagagtttcttgttctctccatcttttattaacATTAAAAACGGTTGTTCTGCTTATGTTAAAATTCGGCAGATATGCAAATATGTCGGTtcgctacggcagatagtgaccaacatctgctaatttcgttacaattcttgattTTAGTTCTTTGTAAGCATGtagagccattttttgaggttgaaaagaataagttatctgacaaattttaagatttggcagtgacagtgacagtatgtaaataataggtatttatccttcaaaatacactgctcaattttctacaaaatacgctttaagagtcgtatcagtttttttttggaaccgGCTGTATAAGAAAATATTCAATAGACAACTTTCTCGAAAATATTTCCTCGTTAAAATaagattttctaaattaaaaaatttttataagccATAAAGTTATTGTAAATTAAACATGAAAGTAAGCATGtttttcaattgtttataattGTGTGGTCGGCGGACAAAAGCAGACAAGTCACTTTttgagttttaaatttaaaattaattaatgttaaaattttgATTATGAAAGAGGTAACTATTGAATATGTAACTACAcataaaacaatttatttttctgttgtgtttcagcagtagataatattttttatgggtgtttttattaattaaaaatgtttttcaaaaactGACTTGTCTACTTTTGTCCGTTGACCtcacaattattaaaataaacagtaaaaatatgTACAACATATTTCACAATGCAagtttttatatacctacttattATGTGAGTTTTTATATAAAATGCAATGTTTGCA from Diabrotica virgifera virgifera chromosome 5, PGI_DIABVI_V3a includes these protein-coding regions:
- the LOC114343129 gene encoding BRISC complex subunit FAM175B: MYTPTSVSLSGPAFSFLLYENTKSRFHQEGFLLGEIIKKETKTITDSDQQQVNISKIIKINSVVPFPQSHYIYNGTGKINKDKVREFLGNQFSKVVAWYKYQKCPNTKLTLRDKIIHRQLLELFDISAEMFTCCLLTTEPSDNAATHLFSQIFVRCNSLGCDNIPIVIPNLSESNNMYKSSETSSETFKKILGDIKIDKRNTQGLVIINKIQNALQKHIDTLVTDLAESERYLYELEKEVSQQEIYKKVKKKNSETLDSSNACSGDHLDNSLTSNNAKDPLILLDTPRVIHCSSSSSSPDVSSPVPVRKQTAVRGRGRGKRGNKE